The following are from one region of the Anabas testudineus chromosome 2, fAnaTes1.2, whole genome shotgun sequence genome:
- the LOC113164754 gene encoding claudin-34-like, translated as MTYLAHTAHAQLCALWLSCVGWALTGVSLGLIQWRVWLVSDREVISSGVAWVGVWRTCFNSHTLVTPGFKVMHCSYISLSEAFTPPEIVAAQVLMLLSLLVGVCGNAGGVYALRNIYFGMEKNSTICFFTTGALCLLAAVTSLVPLLWNLSSVVTNQTIRFPPEFKMPPAPDSQHVGCGIGVGMVGTALMIISGICFCMYRLPVRSQARIHQLRDSSGEDNPGFESHERL; from the coding sequence ATGACCTACCTGGCTCACACCGCCCACGCCCAGCTCTGCGCCCTCTGGCTCAGCTGCGTGGGCTGGGCTCTCACCGGCGTGTCTCTGGGACTCATCCAGTGGAGGGTGTGGTTGGTGTCCGACAGGGAGGTGATCAGCTCGGGTGTGGCCTGGGTGGGTGTCTGGAGGACCTGTTTTAACAGCCACACCCTGGTGACCCCGGGCTTCAAGGTCATGCACTGCAGCTACATAAGCCTGAGCGAGGCCTTCACGCCTCCGGAGATTGTGGCGGCTCAGGTTCTCATGCTCCTGTCTCTGCTGGTTGGGGTCTGTGGGAACGCCGGGGGGGTGTACGCCCTGAGGAACATCTACTTCGGGATGGAGAAGAACTCAACTATCTGCTTCTTCACCACCGGAGCTCTGTGCCTGTTGGCCGCCGTCACGTCTCTCGTTCCTCTCTTGTGGAACCTGAGCTCAGTGGTGACCAACCAGACCATCAGGTTCCCCCCCGAGTTCAAAATGCCCCCGGCCCCGGACTCTCAGCATGTGGGGTGTGGAATTGGGGTCGGGATGGTGGGAACAGCTCTCATGATCATTTCTGgcatttgtttctgtatgtaCAGGCTCCCAGTGAGATCACAAGCCCGGATCCACCAGCTGAGAGACTCCAGCGGGGAAGACAACCCTGGGTTTGAGTCCCACGAACGCCTGTGA
- the sumo1 gene encoding small ubiquitin-related modifier 1, protein MSDTETKPSSQDGGDKKDGEYIKLKVIGQDSSEIHFKVKMTTHLKKLKESYSQRQGVPASTLRFLFEGQRIADNQTPKELGMEDEDVIEVYQEQTGGLWND, encoded by the exons ATGTCAGATACG gagACAAAACCTTCCAGCCAAGATGGGGGCGATAAAAAGGATGGAGAGTacatcaaattaaaagtgattGGTCAG GACAGCAGTGAAATCCACTTCAAGGTGAAAATGACGACGCATCTAAAGAAGCTGAAGGAGTCGTACAGCCAGAGACAG GGCGTCCCAGCAAGCACACTAAGGTTTCTGTTTGAAGGACAGAGAATCGCAGACAACCAAACTCCTAAAGAG CTGGGGATGGAGGACGAGGACGTCATCGAGGTGTATCAAGAACAGACCGGTGGACTTTGGAACGATTAA
- the map3k2 gene encoding mitogen-activated protein kinase kinase kinase 2, giving the protein MGESSFLASWVNRRAMMMDEQEALNSIMQDLAELHRSSRPASFLSDLGKPKASSPKNQNDVRVKFEFKGEKRILQFPRPVKLEDLRSKAKVAFGQTMDLHYTNNELVIPLTTQDDLDKAVELLDRSIHMKSLKILLVLQMSSQNSSSNMDLLPSHEELDNTGFRVAEKKSMLALIGSHSTDRSSPPPGYIPDALQQVARNGSFTSINSEGEFIPESMDQMLDPLSMSSPENSASGSCPSLDSPLDSDYPKSRMPRAQSYPDNHQDFPEYDIPVFEKSGKGGTYPRRYGIPFGLQDYSDGRKTFPRARRTQVHGFRSPVSFSPTEQSPSTSSGSSVFTPDLEEAPGPARRPRRGSDIEPNPNPTTAPTLSVMDISPPSRSPRAPTNWRLGKLLGQGAFGRVFLCYDADTGRELAVKQVQFDPESPETSKEVSALECEIQLLKNLCHERIVQYYGCLRDTMERTLSIFMEYMPGGSIKDQLKSYGALTENVTRRYTRQILEGVSYLHSNMIVHRDIKGANILRDSVGNVKLGDFGASRRLQTICLSGTGIKSVTGTPYWMSPEVISGEGYGRKADIWSVGCTVVEMLTQRPPWAEFEAMAAIFKIATQPTNPVLPAHVSDHCREFLKRIFVETKQRPSADELLRHVFVH; this is encoded by the exons ATGGGAGAGTCCTCTTTCCTGGCCTCCTGGGTCAACCGCCGTGCCATGATGATGG ATGAGCAGGAGGCACTGAACTCCATCATGCAGGACTTGGCCGAACTGCACCGCTCAAGCCGCCCTGCATCGTTTCTGTCAGACCTGGGAAAACCCAAAGCCTCCTCACCCAAGAATCAG AACGATGTCAGAGTGAAGTTTGAGTTCAAAGGGGAAAAGAG GATCTTGCAGTTCCCTCGGCCAGTCAAGCTGGAGGACCTGAGGTCAAAAGCTAAAGTGGCATTTGGTCAGACGATGGACCTTCACTACACCAACAATGAG CTGGTGATTCCTCTGACCACTCAGGACGACCTGGACAAGGCTGTGGAGCTGCTGGATCGCAGCATTCACATGAAGAGTCTGAAGATCCTCCTGGTGCTGCAGATGTCCTCTCAG AACTCTTCCTCCAATATGGACCTTTTGCCGTCCCACGAGGAGCTGGACAACACAGGATTCAGGGTGGCAGAAAAGAAGAGTATGCTGGCTCTGATAG GTTCCCATTCAACAGACCgcagctctcctcctccaggatACATTCCCGATGCTCTTCAGCAGGTGGCAAGGAACGGCTCCTTCACCAGTATTAACAGCGAGGGCGAGTTCATTCCTGAGAGCATGGACCAG ATGCTGGACCCACTGTCAATGAGCAGTCCAGAGAACTCGGCATCTGGAAGTTGTCCCTCTTTAGACAGCCCACTGGACAG TGACTACCCAAAGTCCAGGATGCCAAGAGCTCAGAGCTACCCAGACAACCACCAGGACTTTCCAG AGTACGACATCCCCGTGTTTGAGAAGTCGGGGAAAGGGGGAACGTATCCTCGGCGATATGGCATTCCCTTTGGCCTACAGGACTACAGTGATG GGAGGAAGACCTTCCCTCGGGCTCGGCGAACACAGGTTCACGGTTTTCGCTCGCCAGTTAGCTTCAGCCCCACAGAGCAGTCGCCAAGCaccagcagcggcagcagcgtCTTCACCCCAGACCTCGAGGAGGCACCAGGACCTGCCAGGCGACCCCGACGGGGAAGTGACATCGAACCTAACCCCAATCCCACTACCGCTCCCACCCTCTCCGTCATGGACATCAGTCCCCCCAGCCGCT CTCCACGTGCTCCAACCAACTGGCGACTGGGAAAGCTTCTGGGCCAGGGTGCCTTTGGACGGGTTTTCCTTTGTTATGACGCCGATACTGGACGGGAACTGGCAGTTAAACAGGTTCAGTTTGACCCGGAGAGTCCTGAGACGAGCAAG GAGGTGAGTGCATTGGAGTGTGAAATCCAGCTTCTGAAGAACTTGTGCCACGAGCGGATCGTCCAGTACTACGGCTGCCTGCGAGACACGATGGAACGAACGCTCTCCATTTTTATGGAGTACATGCCGGGG GGCTCCATAAAGGACCAGCTGAAGTCATACGGGGCGCTAACTGAGAATGTGACGCGCCGCTACACCCGACAGATCCTGGAGGGGGTTTCCTATCTGCACAGCAATATGATCGTCCACAGGGACATCAAAG GAGCTAACATCCTTCGTGACTCGGTGGGTAACGTGAAACTTGGAGACTTTGGAGCCAGCCGGCGGCTGCAGACTATCTGCCTATCAGGAACAGGCATCAAGTCGGTGACGGGCACCCCCTACTGGATGAGCCCGGAAGTGATCAGTGGAGAAGGCTACGGCAGAAAAGCTGACATCTG GAGTGTTGGCTGCACTGTTGTGGAGATGCTGACTCAGCGACCTCCCTGGGCAGAGTTTGAGGCGATGGCAGCCATCTTTAAGATCGCCACCCAGCCTACGAACCCGGTTCTCCCCGCCCATGTGTCGGACCACTGCCGAGAGTTCCTCAAACGGATCTTTGTAGAGACCAAGCAGCGACCGTCTGCTGATGAGCTACTGAGACACGTCTTTGTACATTAA